Genomic segment of Tissierellales bacterium:
CTATTATACAATTATCTCCAATAACAGCATCATTAAGTATTATTGCACCCATGCCTATTAGACAGTTATTACCTACCTTACAACCGTGTACCACTGCATTATGCCCTATAGTAGTATAATCTCCTATTTCTAATGGGGATTCAGTATCCACATGCAGTGTAGCATTATCTTGAACATTTGTATACTCTCCAATAGTAATATAATTCATATCCCCGCGGGCCACTGCACCATACCAGAGACTACTACCTTTTCCTATAGTTACTTCTCCCA
This window contains:
- a CDS encoding gamma carbonic anhydrase family protein — translated: MIKELKDKKPNIHEDIFIAETADVMGEVTIGKGSSLWYGAVARGDMNYITIGEYTNVQDNATLHVDTESPLEIGDYTTIGHNAVVHGCKVGNNCLIGMGAIILNDAVIGDNCIIGAGAVITEGTNIPVNSLVIGTPGKVRRELSQEEIKIVKYNAVRYEELWRNEHI